The following proteins are co-located in the uncultured Draconibacterium sp. genome:
- the cysQ gene encoding 3'(2'),5'-bisphosphate nucleotidase CysQ yields the protein MIDTALNAAIEAGHEILKIYNDPKADFSVEKKADHSPLTIADKASHLVIVSHLEKTGIPILSEEGKTTDYSERKKWETFWLIDPLDGTKEFIKKNGEFTVNIAFIKKGKPVMGVIYVPVSGTLYFGSAKHGAWKLQQTPKTITLEQVLAQGKKLPAPMNSNVYKVVGSRSHMSEETITYIKELKSVHSNLEIVSKGSSLKICMVAEGSAHQYPRFGPTMEWDTAAGHAIANAAGKKLWLTDMSGELQYNKENLLNPYFIVK from the coding sequence ATGATCGACACTGCACTAAATGCCGCCATAGAAGCGGGACACGAAATACTCAAAATTTACAACGATCCAAAAGCCGATTTTTCGGTTGAAAAAAAAGCAGATCATTCCCCCTTAACAATTGCAGATAAAGCAAGTCACCTTGTAATCGTAAGCCATTTGGAAAAAACAGGCATCCCAATTCTAAGTGAAGAGGGAAAAACAACTGACTATTCCGAAAGAAAAAAGTGGGAAACCTTTTGGCTGATTGATCCATTGGATGGCACCAAAGAATTTATCAAAAAAAACGGGGAATTTACCGTAAACATTGCATTCATCAAAAAAGGTAAGCCAGTAATGGGCGTTATTTATGTTCCTGTAAGCGGCACTCTTTATTTCGGATCAGCAAAACATGGAGCCTGGAAACTGCAACAAACGCCTAAAACCATAACGCTGGAGCAGGTATTGGCGCAAGGCAAGAAACTACCTGCACCTATGAATTCCAATGTGTATAAAGTAGTAGGAAGCCGATCGCACATGAGCGAAGAAACCATAACGTATATAAAGGAATTAAAATCCGTTCATTCCAATTTAGAAATTGTTTCAAAAGGAAGTTCCTTAAAAATATGTATGGTTGCCGAAGGATCTGCACATCAGTATCCGCGTTTTGGACCAACCATGGAATGGGACACGGCAGCAGGACACGCCATTGCCAATGCCGCAGGAAAGAAACTCTGGTTAACAGACATGAGCGGAGAATTACAGTACAATAAAGAAAACCTTTTAAACCCTTATTTTATCGTAAAGTAA